GATGCTGGTGCCGGTCTGACTGTATCCAGTGGCCTTGACGACGGCGACACGCTGATGAAAAGCGGCAACCAGCTGGTCAAGGGCGCAAATGCTGCGGACATTGCCAACGCACAAGAGAACGCAGCAATAGCAGCAGCAGCAGCGGTAGCCGCCGCGGCGTCTGCGTCTTCGATTACCGATGGCCTCGACAAGCGTGTGCGTTTCGATGCAGCGCAGAGCTTGACTGACGCGCAGTCAGCGCAAGCGAGAAGTAACATAGGCGCCGCGTTATGGGTTGGCGCACGAACTGTTTTTGATTACATGACATCGTTGCAAATCTTGGACGCTGCGGCAATGACCGGGTTGCAGGACCACACCGTTGCGGTAAATGCCGCACTTGCGGCTGGGGTCACGCGCTTTCCTGCTGGACGCTATAACTTCAGCGGCGATGTAACGTTCCCGGAAACGTCCACCGGGACAATTATCGGCGCCGGCCCCGGTGCAACGCTGTTTGTCTTTTCCTCCGGTGGCCTGAAACTCCCCTGCAAGGGGCGGCCTCCCGCCGGCTACCATTCGAAAGCGCTCCAAGGTGTGACCGTAGCTACCAAAGGCGCGGCTACGGATACAGGCGTCAAGATCTACCGGACAGACGCCGGGGTGATAGACACGTGGCTAGAGTTGACCGATGTCGTTATCATCGGCTTCGACGGTATATATGGGAGCGGATCAACTGGACCTTCGCAATTTTGGCAAACTGCTTTGGATATTCAGTCGTGCCGTTTTGTAAAGTTTAAGAACGTCATGCTTCAGGGCGGCGGCCCCGGTAAATCAACATACGGACTTCGCATTCGGGCGAATGACACGAGCGATGACGCGCAATTTGGATTTGACGCGGAAGGCTTGCGGGTAAATGGCTTCACCAAAGGCGCGTCGATCACGGGTTGGATTGAGGGAGTTTATTGGACGAACTTTGAAATCTGGGGGTGCCGTGACGCGTTTGAAGGATCGCACACGGGGACAACAGTCGGAACGTGGAAATTCCAAAACGGGCATATGAATGCGTCTCGGAATACGTTCAAGACTGATAATGTGTGCGCTATTGCGCTCGGCCTTATGTCAGTGGATCGCGGGTTTATCGAACCCGGTTACAACACCGCGTACCAAGAGGTGGGTGTAATTGGTGATGCGACAAACGGCTACCATTACGCCGGGCAATCGATCACCATATCTAACGCCAGTGCCGATGGCCAAATCCAGATCGACGCAATCACCACCTTCACAGCTTTTGCGGATACGACCAATCACGTCGAGCTAAACAACGTTACGAGGTTTACGGTCGATAACCTCATTTGTAACGGACCTGCCGTAACCGCTGCCTTGCGCCTGTCCGGGACAACAAACAAGGGGGCTTGGTCGAACCTCGTTGTGGACAAGCAAGGCGGTTCGATTGGGGCAGCGGTCAATATTGATGGCACTTGCTCTGATATCGCGGAGGGATCAGTCGTCAGCAATGCGACTACGCGCATCTATGATCCAAGCGACGTGTTGGGGAAATATAGAACCGCGTTCATTGCCTATGCCAGCACTACAATCCCTAGCGTCACCGGCGACGGGACTTTCTACACGCTACTTTTAAACACAACACAGATTAATACCGGAAGCGGGTATAACACAGCAACAGGAAAATTTGTCGCTCAAGTAACCGGACCGCATCAATTTAACCTATGCATAAAAATGACTGGCGTAACATCAGCGCATGTAGATGGAAGCCTGCTTTTAGTCACACCGGCAGGAAACCGAACATTTGAGACCAATCCATACGCGCAAGCAGCGGGCGGGGCCATGAGCTTAAATCTGTCTTGCGGCGTATATCTTATCGCGGGGGAGGAAGTTTACCCTCGGATAACTGTGAATGGCGGCACCACGAAGGTTAT
This region of Agrobacterium vitis genomic DNA includes:
- a CDS encoding C1q-like domain-containing protein; translation: MAQPYPISRETREEAIFFGDGGSSYGPFGLKIFDSADVLIYTKATGATVWTEQAVTITKASDEPFDEFSIAFAGAIPNTTKIKVISARVHERTAGLTQGVQLNPDALEKELSKVGTILQELARDRDRSIKMDFDAGAGLTVSSGLDDGDTLMKSGNQLVKGANAADIANAQENAAIAAAAAVAAAASASSITDGLDKRVRFDAAQSLTDAQSAQARSNIGAALWVGARTVFDYMTSLQILDAAAMTGLQDHTVAVNAALAAGVTRFPAGRYNFSGDVTFPETSTGTIIGAGPGATLFVFSSGGLKLPCKGRPPAGYHSKALQGVTVATKGAATDTGVKIYRTDAGVIDTWLELTDVVIIGFDGIYGSGSTGPSQFWQTALDIQSCRFVKFKNVMLQGGGPGKSTYGLRIRANDTSDDAQFGFDAEGLRVNGFTKGASITGWIEGVYWTNFEIWGCRDAFEGSHTGTTVGTWKFQNGHMNASRNTFKTDNVCAIALGLMSVDRGFIEPGYNTAYQEVGVIGDATNGYHYAGQSITISNASADGQIQIDAITTFTAFADTTNHVELNNVTRFTVDNLICNGPAVTAALRLSGTTNKGAWSNLVVDKQGGSIGAAVNIDGTCSDIAEGSVVSNATTRIYDPSDVLGKYRTAFIAYASTTIPSVTGDGTFYTLLLNTTQINTGSGYNTATGKFVAQVTGPHQFNLCIKMTGVTSAHVDGSLLLVTPAGNRTFETNPYAQAAGGAMSLNLSCGVYLIAGEEVYPRITVNGGTTKVISMVGGFGATMFDGHLVRAF